GCCTGTCATAGCCACAAATCGACCCCGACGCTGCAATGCTTGAACAATTCGCAATTTGTGTTCTGGGGCTACTCGTGCGTAAATGCTTACCAAGTCTACATTTTGCTCTAGTTCTTGGTCGCTCATGCGTTGCAATTCTTGACCGATGAGGACTCTATCCCCTTCTTTGGCAATTCCCAAATCAGTAGCGATCGCTCTTGCTGTTAACTGGTGATCGCCGGTGATCATAACCGGACGAATTCCCGCATCCCGACATTCTTGCACAGCTGCCCTTACTTCTGGACGCGGTGCATCCAACATTCCCACCAATCCCAGCCAGACTAATTGTTGCTCGGAAGCTTCATCTGAGTTTTCTGGTGGTACTTCTGTCAAGGGTTTGTAAGCGAAACCCAGCACCCGCAAACCTTTACTCGCCATATTATCATTTTCGGCGAGAATTTGTTTACGTTGCGCGTCGGTTAATTCTGCTGACTTATCGCCTAAATAAATTTGGGTGCAACGTGCCAAAATCAACTCTGGTGAGCCTTTGGTGAACATTAAGTAACGTTCTTGATTTAACATGTGAGCGATCGCTGGATCGACCGCTGTCATCGGTGATACTCCTGTAGAGACTTCTTCAACTTGAGTAATTACGCTCATCCGCTTGCGTTCTGAAGAAAAGGGAAACTCAGCTACACGGGGTAACTTACTAGCCCATTGGTCTTTTTCAATACCAGCTTTTCCAGCAAGCGTGACCAAAGCCCCTTCTGTCGGGTCGCCTAAAATTATCCATTGCCCTTTTTCTTGTTGCAGCACCGAATCATTGCAAACGGCACAAGCTACAAGCATTGCGGGGATTTCCGGACGCTGGTCAACAGAAACATTTTGACCGTCTAACTGAAAATCACCTGTAGGAGCGTATCCTTCACCCGTAACCCGAAAAGACGAGTTATTGGTATAAACTGATTGCACCACCATTTTATTTTGCGTCAGGGTGCCAGTTTTATCAGAGCAGATGGTGGTGACACTGCCTAAAGTTTCTACTGCTGGCAATTTACGAATTAAGGCATTTCGCTTTACCATTCGCTGCGTTCCCAGTGCCAAAGTCACTGTAATTACAGCGGGTAAACCTTCGGGAACTACCGCTACTGCCATACTTAAAGAAACTTCCACAAGTTCTTGGAGGTTGCTAAAACCTCTATCGGCGATGACACCACCAACAATAACGATCGCGACTAAAATTAAAGAACCAGTAACTAAAACGTTACCTAATTGAGTCATCCGTTGCTGCAAGGGGGTATCTTCAGTTTCCACTGCTTGCAACATCGCGGCAATTTTCCCAAGTTCTGTTGTCATTCCGGTATTCGTTACCAGAACCTTCGCACGTCCTTGGACGACTTCTGTACCTTGAAAGACTAAATTCAGGCGATCGCCTAATGATGTTTCTTGCGGTAAAGTTAATACAGCTCGTTTATTTACAGCTTCTGCTTCGCCCGTTAGTGCCGACTCTCGAATTTGCAAATTAGACTCTTCGATTAAGCGTCCATCTGCGGCTATTTGCACCCCGGCTTCTAGGAGAATAACATCTCCAGGTACAATATCCTTGCCGGCGACATCTAGGAGTTTGCGATCGCGGATAACTCGCACATGTGGAGAAGAAAGTTTTTTCAGAGCCGCGAGAGCTTTTTCAGCACGACTTTCTTGAACATAGCCGAGTATACCATTGAGGATGACAATCGCTAAAATAGCGATCGTGTCTTTAAATGGTACTTCACCAGGCTTAAGTCCGCCCGATTGCCAAGACAGGAAATCTAAACCTCCAGAAATCAAGGCTACGGCTATCAGCATCAACAACATAATGTTCTTGAACTGATCGAGTAGAATTTCCCAGGCACTACGACCACCACTTTCTTCTAGTTCATTGGAGCCGTATTTCTGCAACCGCTGTTCTACTTCTTGGGGTGTTAAGCCATAGTCTGCGTTACTATCGAGCAGGTCTAACGCTTTATTAACTTCTAAACTATGCCAAACGGGGGCACCTTCGGGCAAAGAATTAGCAGACATCGTGTTGGTCACAGGAAATGGTTACAAAATTCGATCATAATCTTAGTGATGGCGATAAAACATCAATTAAAGTTACATTCACGCTATTGACAGGTTGTCACAGTATAAGTGTAATTTCTGAGATTTGCTAATTTTTACTGTGAAAATATATTATGTATTCTTGCTGGTAAACAAGTTTATTAGAACACATTATATTTTTGGCAAAAAACTTTTGCACTATAAGTAAAGTTTTTCTTACACCCTTCACTTTTCTCCTCACAGCAAAGAAATCAGCACTTTGGTTATACAAAAAATACTACAATAGATTCTAGGCGTGCTTAACCGTCAATGAATATGCTTAATATGAGTTTTGCACTCCCAAGTTTGACTGCGAGCCAAATGTTTAGGCAAAGGACAATTCGACCGCTTAGTGCTGCTGCCTTATGTGGCATAGCTTTTATCCAGGATACACTCATCGCGATCGACACCCCCAAAGGGCATCTACTCCAAATCGATCCGCTCTCCGACAATACCAAAATTCTTAATTCCCACCAAGTCAGGGAATTTAGGGATGTAACAGGTCTTGCCGTGTGGTCAGATACGCTGTGGGTAACGCGGGATAACAGTGTTTATTTGTGTAACCTGAATTCTTTAGGTTTAGAGCATTTTGTTACATTACCCTATCCCGCTGACGGCGTTGCGGTTTGGGAATCAACCGTTTATGTCAGCTGCCAAAAGTTAGGCAGTATTTTGATTTTTGACCGAGAGACGCGAAAAGAGATTACTAGATTTTATGCTCCTGGCGTGGGAGTGGAAAATTTGGTAGTAAGTCAGGAAACTCTTTGGGTTAGCGACACGATAGAGCAAACAGTTTACTGCATCGACAGAGCTACCGGAGAAGTTCAATTTAGCGTGCTAACGCCGTTTGCATGTCCTACAGGCGTCGCTTTACATAAAAATGGCGAAACAGGTGAAGAAACACTTTTCGTCGCTTATGCTTCAGAGGAGCCGTATATTCGGGATAATCCGAATGCTGACCCGAATTATGAATTGACGTATCGCGATCGCACTTTTATTCACCCGTTACACTATCATTACGATCCAGATAAGCGTTGCGCCCTCTCTAACGGTTATCTGATAGAAATGTCTTATGCTGAGGAAATTTCTCCTTTAGAAGAGGTGTATTTATCAGATGTAGAATGGCGAATCGCTTTACCCTCAGAAACTGACCGTCAAAAGGTAAAACACATTGAACCGATTGGTTTGCCTTTCATAGAAGAAGAGAAAGACGGACAACGTGTGGCAGTATTTAAACTTGATACTCTCACCCCAGGTGAACGACATCTGTTTGGCTGGAAAGCACTTTTAGAAGTTCGGGGCATTAAGTATCGCATCACACCCAAAGATGTAGAAGATATTCCGGAAGAATTACCAGAATATCAAGGTCGTTATTTAGTAGATGATGACGACTTAGCAATGGATACTACCATAGTCCGTCGCGCCGCTCGTGATGCAGTTGCTTCAGAAACCAATTTGCTGCGGAAAATGTACAATATCCGCAATTACGTTTACGACGAATTATCATATGGCATCAAACCATACATTGACACGCCAGATATAGTTTTAGAACGCGGTGTTGGTTCTTGTGGGGAATATGTCGGCGTATTGCTTGCTTTATGCCGTTTAAATGATATTCCCTGTCGCACTGTCGGGCGTTATAAATGCCCTGCTATGGGCGAACATAAAAATGTCCCGCTACAACCAGACTTTAATCACGTTTGGTTAGAATTCTACGTTCCGAATATTGGCTGGTTGCCAATGGAATCAAATCCTGATGATATTGGCGATCGCGGTCCTTATCCCACACGCTTTTTTATGGGCTTATGTTGGTATCACATCGAAATTGGCAAAGGTATCACCTTTGAAAGTTTGAGCAGTAAAGGGACACGTTTAACTAAAGAAGATGTGGCGATCGGTGATTTGGCGATTAATCACATTCAGTTTACAATTCTTGAAGAATTACCGCCTTTTTAGGGGTTACAGAGCCTGGGAGTGAAGTACCCCATCTTCAACAAAGTAAGATGGGGTTAATAAATACACATAGGACTGGAAAAGAATGTCAGTAAACCAAAAAGTTTTTCCCTGCATAGCGATCACCAATAAATAATACAGAGCTATAAGCAATCCTAATATATACTATCACCGCTGGTGAAAAATTTTAAGTTAAAAAGTATCACAGGCTACAAAAAAACGATAATCGCTATGCAGAGAAAAAACTTTTTGGTTTACTGATATTTGTTAATGCTGAGGTAAATAAATGACTATAACTGCTGAGGAGTTGTTACAACGTTACGCTGCTGGGGAGAGAGATTTTGCTGGAGTCAGTCTGAGGAAAATTGTACTGGTTAATGCTGATTTGAGAGGGATTAATCTGTCCAATGCTGACTTGACATTTGCTAATTTGATTGCTATCAGGTTGACTGATGCCAATCTGAACCAAGCCGATTTCACTGGGGCTAACCTTACTGGAGCCAGATTGGACAGAAGTAATTTGCAAGGGGTTTCCTTTGAATGTGATGCTGTCGGGGCTATTTTCGACCAAGCCGATTTGCGAGGAGATGGGATGTACAGATCCCGTTTGAATGGGGCTAGATTCGATAAAGCAAATCTTGAAGGAGCCATTTTGGGGTGTACCGACTTGCTCGGGGCTAGTTTCCGAAATGCTAACCTGCGCTCTGTTGACTTGGAAGAAGCTGTTGGTGCTGCCAATTTTACCGATGCCAATCTCTTGGGAGCTAGTACTTATGATTTTGAGTTCAGATTGGGACGTTCTATTTTCTGTAGAACAGTCATGCAGGATGGTAGTATCCGTAATGACGGATGCTTGGGAATTGCCGATAACCTGTGTGAAGAAAAGTAAACAAGGCTCAAATCCTTTTTCCCCCTGCAAGATGCGCCCCCTGCCCCCTGTCTTAGTAGGCATTGGGCATGGGGCATAGGGCAATGGGCATGGGGCAATGCCGTGACCTCCAACCCGTTTGGCATCTCAACGAAAAACAATATTGTTTTGCACAGTGCGTATTACATTTGAATGATACGAATAATTTCTATTGCCATTGATATACACAACGTAGGGGCAGGGCAATGCCGTGACCTCCAACCCATTTGGCATCTCAACGAAAAACAATATTGTTTTGCACAGCGCGTATTACATTTGAATGATACTAATTCCTCTACGGGAAATTACAAATAAATTTTTGGCTGGGGTGAACAGTTCTATGAGGGCACGGCAATGCCGTGCCCCTACGGGAGATATTTGTGGTAGCTTTAGTTCGCAGGTTTGTGAAGATGGAATAATAAGGAAAATATTCGCCCTTGAATCACCATCATTCACCCTTGGATCTCGGTTGTTGCAGTTCCAAGCACGAACTTTCAGCTTCTAAGGCTCAAAACCTTAACATTATGGATTATAAACTCTAACCAATCCCCCATTGCCCAATGCCCCATACCCATTGCCCAATGCCCCATTCAACGTGGCAAATGCACCTTAGCCGGCTTCAAAGAGGAAAAATCACAGATTGAGTTAAACGGACAAAATCGACAGTGATATCCGGGATTTGGCGGAAAAATTTTACTAAAACTATTATTAGTTAGCTGATATCTTTGTAAATCTCGTTGATGTTTTTGAGCAATACTAGCTAACTCAAATTCTAAAGATTCTAATTCGCCTTTTGTAATGCTAATCAACTCAGATTTTTTACTAAACTCTAAATTATAAAATGAAGCAACCGCTCGATATTGCGGATAAAGATAACGAGCAGCTAATAAATAAACTAATGCCTGTCTTCTATCAAAAGCAGATTTACCAGTTTTGAAATCTAAAATATGTAAAGTGTCAGAAGAATCAGAAAAAACACAATCCATCGTCGCATATAAGCGGAAGGAATAATTTTCCCCTTCAATCAAAATAGGTTTGGGGAAGCCTTCATCACCGCGAGTTAATTGAATGATGCGTTTACCCAAAAGTAATGGTTCTTCATGATATTTATTTAAAATTTGCAATACGCGCTGCTGAACTTCCTCGCTTGAGTAATTTAATTTCAGTAGCTGTGCAACTTTTTCTACACCGTCTCTTGAGTTCAACAAGTGTCGATTGTGATGAAACTCATAAACGCCTTTTTGGGCAAGTAGCCCAATGCGCTGAGGTGCAGTGGCTGTTTTCAACAGTGCTTTGACTAGTGGATCGTGTTGACGCGCTTTGACAAACCCCCGTCTCATCTGGCAATGCCAGCGTTCTTGCCCGGAAGCTGGGGCAATTAAAGACCAAAGGTGATAACTGGCAAAAGGTTGATCGGGGGTTGACATTGCTCAGAAACAGTGAGAAAAAATACGGTGGGGAGAAGTACGATCGCTCTTAACCGCAATTCATAACTTCGGTAGATAGTTGCAGCTACACACGCTTTGCGGGAAGCTTCATATAGTATTCATCATGGACTCAATGGAAGTAGCAAATATGAGCGCGAGTAGCAATGACGGTAAAATCAAGTTTGGTACTGACGGATGGCGAGGAATTATCGCCGATGACTTTACTTTCCCAAATGTGCGGAAAGTAACAAGAGCGATCGCTAGTTACCTGGAAACGGCTTACACTAAAGACCGACCAGTTCTCGTAGCTTATGATACTCGCTTTTTAGCTGACCAGTTTGCCCAGACAGCAGCCCAAGTATTGGCAGACTTAGGTTGGACGGTAAAAATTACTGACAGGGATTGTCCCACACCAGTAATCGCTTACAATGCCCGTCACTTAAATTCAGCCGGGGCACTGATGTTTACTGCCAGTCATAATCCTGCACCCTATTGTGGGATTAAATACATCCCGGATTATGCAGGTCCTGCCACTCCAGAGATTACTGATACTATTGTGGCAAATATTGAAGGAGCATCGGATGAATTGCCCAAAACCAATTCAAGTGAGAAAATTTCCACTTTTGACCCAAAACCGGAGTATATGAAGTTTATCTACACTTTATTAGATGTAGATAAAATCAAGAGCGCTCAGTTAAAGGTCAAGTACGATGCTTTATATTCCACATCTCGCGGCTATTTAGATGAAGTTTTGCAACATTGTGGCTGCGAGTTAGAAAGTTTTCACACCTACCGCGATGTTCTTTTTGGTGGCGGAATGCCAGAACCAAAAGGCGAACAACTGGTAGAGTTAGTAGAAGCAGTACGCACAGGTAAAGCAGATTTAGGTTTGGCGACGGATGGAGATAGCGATCGCTTTGGCATTGTCGATGAACAAGGCAACGTCCTCACCCCGAATACCGTGTTACTACTGCTAGCACGCCATTTAATTAAGAATAAAGGCAAAAAAGGCGCGATCGTCCGCACGGTAGCGACAACTCATCTTTTGGACAATTTTGCCGCTAAATACGGGGTGGAACTTTATGAGACACCAGTCGGGTTTAAATACATCGGCGAAAAAATGCGCGAAACCACCGTTTTGATTGGTGGAGAAGAATCCGGAGGTTTGAGCATCATCGGACATATCCCGGAAAAAGACGGCGTATTAGCCGATATGCTAGTGGCAGAAGCGATCGCCTACGAAGGCAAACCGCTGAGTCAAATGGTAACTGAAGCGATCGCCGAAGCAAATGGTCCCCTTGACAACAAACGTCTTGATTTGCACCTAGACGATGCCCATAAAGCTGCGGTTATCGACTCTTTTACCAAAAACCCCCCCGCAGAAGTTGCAGGCATTAAAGTCAAAGAAGTAGGGCGCAAAGACGGCATTAAACTTTACTTGGAAGAAGGTAGCTGGGTTCTGCTGCGTCCTTCGGGTACAGAACCTTTGATGCGCGTTTATCTGGAAACCAACTCCCCAGAAAAGCTAGCCAAAATCGCTCAAGAAATGGAGAGCGTAATTGCTAAACTAGAGCCAGTAAAAGTTTAATGGGTAATGGGGAATTGGTAATTGGTAATTGGTAATTGTTCTTTCCCCATTCCCCATTCGCTATTACCCATTACCCATTCCCCATTCCCCATTCCCAACTAAAATGAAAACTCTAGCTAATTTGCTGATATCGTTAGTTGTAGCTATTTGGGTAGTGGCGATCGCTATTATTTCCGTCCAAAATGCTACGCCAGTATCTTTAAAATTCTTTACTTTCCAGTCGATTCAAATCCCAGTCGGTTTAGTACTAGCTTTTAGTGCTGGTGTCGGGATAATTGGCGTTGCATTGTTGCAGCCTTTATGGGGTCTTTCTGGCTCTCCACAGCGTAATTATAGATCGCAAGACGATGCAGAATTTTTTGTAGACGACGAAGATTTTTGATACAGCTTGATTTTAGGCGTAGAACACTGAAATTATTTAAATACAGCGTTATGATACGCAAATTCAAATAGAATCCCGAAAAAAAAGTTTTTTTGGGGAGATCCAAAAAATAAAATATCATCCCGGCATAACCCAGATCCGCGATACCCAACCAACCATTTCAATACACGGGTGGATATTTTATTACTTGTAAGTGCCTTGCCTAATTTCCAGATGAGTCTAATGTTTTTCGCGGTCGTCCTCCTCGCTTGCCGTTTTCACGCGCTGCCCTTGCTTTTGCAGTTGAGCTTACGGAACCTCCTCGGCTGCCTAATTCAGCCATCCAAGCCTTAGTACCGAATATTCCCACCATCAAAGCTGGAATGCTCATATCTACATCCAGCTGTTCCCAGTGCAGCCCCTCACCAGATGGAGTAACTTCCACATTATTAAGTTTATCTGGAGATGCACCCGCTAATCCCTGAACCAATTCAGGGGGAAATAAGAAAGTAGCCCCTGAGCGCAGTTCAATGACGATGCGATTCAAATTTAAATCATAATGGGCAGCTTGAGCGCGTGGCTCAGAGGCATCAGCCATAGCTGCCGCTGCTCTTGCCTGGGCTATCTCATTATTTAAGGTTTCCTCCGTCAAATCTAGGTTCTTCATGAATTTCTCTCCATTTTTCTAATAGTTCCGTTTGGTGTTCGATCACCAGGTTTAGCGCTTTTGTTGCATCTTTATTGCTCATGTTCCAGACTGCGAGGAATGTAGGACGCTCAGTTTCACTTCCGAGGTTAATCTTGGCTTCTCCCTCAGCTTTAAGAACATGGACATGGGATGGAAGATGATCGTTGGGGTAAATACGAACATTAAAGCCATCTTTATTAAATACAGTTGCCATTAAAAAATACTAATAACTTTTTTTATATATTTTCAGAATAACCCAAGCGCTTGGGTTATGTCAACCAATAAAAAAACCCTGCCAGTCAAGACAAGGTTGAAAGTTATATCGCTACAGCGTTTGCAGGCTATCTCTACTTCGTCTCCATCCAATTTTCACCCGCACGCACATCTACAATTAACGGCACACTCAACTGTACGGCATTTTCCATCACCGACTTAATTTGCGGTTCTAATTCTTCCCACTCACTTGGGAGAACTTCAAAAACTAATTCATCGTGAACTTGTAACAATAACCGCGACTGATAATTCTGCAAAATATCATGCATTTTCACCATCGCAATTTTGATAATATCAGCACTAGAACCTTGAATTGGCGCATTAGCAGCAGCACGTAATAATCCTGCATCGTAAGCACCCAAATTACCCAGTTTTTTCAAGTCAATATCTTCTAATTTATTGCCTTTGTACTTGCGGATACTGTTGCTGGTGAAATCAACATAGCGACGACGACCGAGAATAGTTTCGACATATCCTTGAGCGATCGCTTGTTTTTTAACTTTCTCCAAATATTCAAAAACTTTCGGATAGCGACTGTAAAAACGTTGAATAAACTCGTTAGCCAACGTTTTATCTACACCAGTTGAACGCGAAAACCTTAAAGAACCCATTCCATAAATCACGCCAAAATTAATCGTTTTCGCCAATCTTCTTTCATCTGATGTTATATCTTCTTTTTCAAACACCAACCGCGCTGTAACAGTGTGAATATCTTGATTGTTTTGATATGCTTCAACTAAAACTGGTTCTTGACTCAAATGAGCCAAAATTCTTAACTCAATTTGCGAGTAATCAGCAGCTACCATTAACCAACCTGATTCTGGCACAAAAGCCTTACGAATCTGGCGACTAAAAGCAGTGCGAATGGGGATATTTTGCAAATTTGGATTAGATGAAGATAATCTTCCAGTAGATGTCACCGTTTGGTTAAAATCGGTATGCACCCGCTGAGTATCCGGACGCACTAATGCTGGCAGTGCATCTACATAAGTAGACTTTAATTTAGATAAAGTTCGATACTCCATAATCGCATCAACAAAGCCTGTTTCATCGACTTCTTGCAGTTTTTCTAGCGTCGCTGCGTCAGTAGAATAACCCGTTTGAATTTTCCGGGAATACTTGGTGCTTAACCCCAATTTTTCAAACAATATCTCGCTTAATTTTTTCGGAGAACCCAAGTTAAATTTTTCTCCTGCTATTTCAATAGCTTGCTGTTCTAACTTAGCTAAATCTGTTTCTAACTGCTGCGAAAGTTCTTTTAAATAATCTGTATTAATGCGGAAACCTGTATATTCCATTTCCGCTAAAACTGGTTCTAACGGTTGTTCAACTTCTAGTAAAAGCTTATGTAAAGTCGGAATTTTATCTAATTCCTCGCGCAATTTTGGCACTAAGCCAAATGTAGAATACACATCCATCCCGCAATAATTAGCTACTGCGGGAATGTCAATATCAGCGATAGTTTGACCTTTAGGAACTAATTCTAAGTAACTTTTTGCTGTCAAATCCAAATATTTTTTAGACAAGTCACCCAAATTATGGCTACCATCTGGATTCAACACATAACTTGCCAACATTGAGTCAAATACTACACCCGCTAACTTAATTCCTTGACATCGGAGAACTAAGCGGTCAAATTTTGCATTCTGCAACGCTTTCGGATAATTGGCACTTTCTAAAATCGGACGTAATGCTTTTAGAGCAATTTCTTGATTCAGATTATCCCCAATTTTATGATTAAGAGGAATATAAGCCATTTCATCAAGTTTGCTTCCCCAGCAACAGCCAATTCCCACCAAAGAAGCATCACGAGGTTCTAAATCGGTGGTTTCAGTGTCCCAAGCAACGGGTGTTTCTACATTGGTAAATTTTTCTAAAAGTTTGACTAATTCGTTTAGTTTAACTTCTGTATCGATGATGCGTGGTTGAATTGGGGAAGCTGATTGCCGTTGCGCTGCTGCGGTATCCTCAGCAGTGAAAAACCACAAATCATTATCTTCGTTTGTGTGAATTTGTTTTGGTGTTTCGGCTTTTGGTGTTTCTTCAATTGTCCCACCAAATTGTTGCTGAAGTTCGTTAATTTTGTTTAAAAAAGTCTTGAATTCTAACTTATCTAAAAGCGGTGCAAGGATGCTAGTATCAAATCCGGTTAATTTACAATTTTCTAAATTAACTTCTATCGGCACATCAACAACTATATTTGCTAAATAGCGAGAATGTTCGGCATCTTGTTTACCGGCTTCCAATTTTTTTTGAGTACCTTCTTTAATTTCACCTAAAGAAGCATATATATTCTCAAGATTACCGTAGGTATTTAGCAGTTGCACTGCTGTTTTTTCTCCGATTCCCTTAACTCCGGGAATATTATCTGATTTATCGCCACAAAGAGCTTTATAATCGACAACTTGCGATGGTAAAATGCCTAATTTTTGTTTAACTTGTTCTGGTGCAAATTCGGTAATAGTACTTGTAGAACGCTTTAAAGCGTCTGGACTAAAATATAAAACAGTAATTTCTTTTTGTGGGTCAACGAGTTGAAATAAATCGCGATCGCCTGTAAGAATTTTCACTCTATACCCAGCGCCAGTTGCTTTTTGTGCTAAAGTTCCCAATACATCATCTGCCTCGAAACCTGGAGCGGTGAAAATTGGCAAATTGAAACCATCAAGTAACTCGTGCAGATTTTTCAAGTCAGGAACAAAATCTTCTGGTGTTCCTGGACGATCGGCTTTATAAGTATCGTCAGCTTCGTGACGGAAGGTTGGTAAACCCAAATCAAAAGCAACAGCCATCGCTTGTGGGTGTTCGGTTTGCATTACCTCCAGCAAGGACTTGAGAAAGCCAAAACATACACTGGTGGGAATCCCCGTTTTTGTACGCAGTCCTCCATCTCGTCCTTTAGCGAAAGCGAAGTAAGAACGAAAAGCGAGGGAGTGTCCATCGACTAAGATGAATGTGGGACGTGTCGCGTTTGTAGAATCGGAAGTCAACTGATTTGAGGGTGTTTGAGACATAGCCCTATTTTAGCTATTAGTCTCTACTTAGTGTCGAACTAAAAGCTGAATCATAAATTTAGTACCCTGTCCTGGGACAGAGACGCAATCAATAGAACCACCGTGTTTTTCCACCACAATAGCCTTTGCGATCGCTAATCCCAACCCTGTACCTTTACCAACACCTTTTGTAGTAAATAAATAGTCAAATATTTTTGATTTTACTTCTTCGTTCATCCCCTTACCATTATCAGCAATGGCAATTTTCACTAAATCATTTTCGACTGAAGTTGTAATTGTAATGCAGTTACGATTGGCTTGAATTTCTTCAAAGCTGCGTCCATGATTAAATTCATCTAATGCATCAATAGCATTAGCCAGAAGATTCATAAATACCTGATTTAATTGACCAGGAAAACATTCTACTTGAGGTAAATTACCGTAGTTGGTGACAACTTCAATCGCGGGGCGTTGTTCGTTAGCTTTCAGACGATGTTTGAGAATAAGAATGGTGCTATCAATCCCTTGGTGGATGTTGAAAGGCACTTTGTAATCTTGATCGGCACGAGAGAAAGTACGTAAACTGGTGCTGATACTTTTCAACCTGTCGCACGCCATCACCATTGAATCAATCATTTTGGGCAAGTCTTCTAAACTATAATCCAAGTCAATTTCTTCGGCGTGGTCAATGATTTCATCACTTTTGTTGGGCGAACTTTCTTGATAGAGTTTCAAGTGTTCAGCAATATCAGCAATGGTAGGTTTAGCTTGTTTGAGACTGGCAGAAATAAAACCCAAAGGGTTGTTCATTTCATGGGCTACACCTGCCACAAGATTACCCAGTGCAGACATTTTTTCACTTTGCACCATTTGTAATTGTGCTTGTTGCAGGTTTTGTAAAGCAGTTTCTAGCTCTTGTGCTTTTTGTTGAAGTTGGACTTCGGCAACTTTGCGTTCGCGTAGCGCAGCTTGCTGTTCTGTAATATCATCTGCTAGGGAAGCAACTCCGATTAACTCGCCATCTGCATTTACAAGCGGATTGTTATACCAAGCGCAAATGATAATTTTACCATCCTTTGTCACATTTTCATTGATACTGTAATTGCCGCCCTCCTGCGATACAATTTCGACGCTGACTCGCTCCATTTCTGCTTGAATTATTTCAGGAATGATGAATTTGAATCCACAACCCAAAGCCTCTTGTTTGCTGTAGCCAAATATTCTTTCTGCGGCTGGGTTCCAGTCAGTAACTTGATAATTGGTATCCCACTCGATGACTGCTAATGGAGTTTGCTGAACTAATAGCTGGAGTCGTTGCTGGGATGCTTGCAAACCAGACTGTGCGGTGCTTAACTCCTCAAGCGATCGCTCTAGCTGTTGGGAATACTCTAGCGATCGCTCATAAAGTCGGGAATTTTCCAAAGAAATTGCTGCTTGAGCGCAAAGTAAATTTAGCAGTTCAACGCGATCGCTTGTGAACGCCCCTGTCACTAAATTATTTTCTAGATACAACACTCCAAGTAACTTACC
Above is a genomic segment from Tolypothrix sp. NIES-4075 containing:
- a CDS encoding LapA family protein, giving the protein MKTLANLLISLVVAIWVVAIAIISVQNATPVSLKFFTFQSIQIPVGLVLAFSAGVGIIGVALLQPLWGLSGSPQRNYRSQDDAEFFVDDEDF
- a CDS encoding phosphoglucomutase/phosphomannomutase family protein; this translates as MSASSNDGKIKFGTDGWRGIIADDFTFPNVRKVTRAIASYLETAYTKDRPVLVAYDTRFLADQFAQTAAQVLADLGWTVKITDRDCPTPVIAYNARHLNSAGALMFTASHNPAPYCGIKYIPDYAGPATPEITDTIVANIEGASDELPKTNSSEKISTFDPKPEYMKFIYTLLDVDKIKSAQLKVKYDALYSTSRGYLDEVLQHCGCELESFHTYRDVLFGGGMPEPKGEQLVELVEAVRTGKADLGLATDGDSDRFGIVDEQGNVLTPNTVLLLLARHLIKNKGKKGAIVRTVATTHLLDNFAAKYGVELYETPVGFKYIGEKMRETTVLIGGEESGGLSIIGHIPEKDGVLADMLVAEAIAYEGKPLSQMVTEAIAEANGPLDNKRLDLHLDDAHKAAVIDSFTKNPPAEVAGIKVKEVGRKDGIKLYLEEGSWVLLRPSGTEPLMRVYLETNSPEKLAKIAQEMESVIAKLEPVKV
- a CDS encoding DUF4160 domain-containing protein — its product is MATVFNKDGFNVRIYPNDHLPSHVHVLKAEGEAKINLGSETERPTFLAVWNMSNKDATKALNLVIEHQTELLEKWREIHEEPRFDGGNLK
- the polA gene encoding DNA polymerase I, giving the protein MSQTPSNQLTSDSTNATRPTFILVDGHSLAFRSYFAFAKGRDGGLRTKTGIPTSVCFGFLKSLLEVMQTEHPQAMAVAFDLGLPTFRHEADDTYKADRPGTPEDFVPDLKNLHELLDGFNLPIFTAPGFEADDVLGTLAQKATGAGYRVKILTGDRDLFQLVDPQKEITVLYFSPDALKRSTSTITEFAPEQVKQKLGILPSQVVDYKALCGDKSDNIPGVKGIGEKTAVQLLNTYGNLENIYASLGEIKEGTQKKLEAGKQDAEHSRYLANIVVDVPIEVNLENCKLTGFDTSILAPLLDKLEFKTFLNKINELQQQFGGTIEETPKAETPKQIHTNEDNDLWFFTAEDTAAAQRQSASPIQPRIIDTEVKLNELVKLLEKFTNVETPVAWDTETTDLEPRDASLVGIGCCWGSKLDEMAYIPLNHKIGDNLNQEIALKALRPILESANYPKALQNAKFDRLVLRCQGIKLAGVVFDSMLASYVLNPDGSHNLGDLSKKYLDLTAKSYLELVPKGQTIADIDIPAVANYCGMDVYSTFGLVPKLREELDKIPTLHKLLLEVEQPLEPVLAEMEYTGFRINTDYLKELSQQLETDLAKLEQQAIEIAGEKFNLGSPKKLSEILFEKLGLSTKYSRKIQTGYSTDAATLEKLQEVDETGFVDAIMEYRTLSKLKSTYVDALPALVRPDTQRVHTDFNQTVTSTGRLSSSNPNLQNIPIRTAFSRQIRKAFVPESGWLMVAADYSQIELRILAHLSQEPVLVEAYQNNQDIHTVTARLVFEKEDITSDERRLAKTINFGVIYGMGSLRFSRSTGVDKTLANEFIQRFYSRYPKVFEYLEKVKKQAIAQGYVETILGRRRYVDFTSNSIRKYKGNKLEDIDLKKLGNLGAYDAGLLRAAANAPIQGSSADIIKIAMVKMHDILQNYQSRLLLQVHDELVFEVLPSEWEELEPQIKSVMENAVQLSVPLIVDVRAGENWMETK
- a CDS encoding DUF2442 domain-containing protein, which produces MKNLDLTEETLNNEIAQARAAAAMADASEPRAQAAHYDLNLNRIVIELRSGATFLFPPELVQGLAGASPDKLNNVEVTPSGEGLHWEQLDVDMSIPALMVGIFGTKAWMAELGSRGGSVSSTAKARAARENGKRGGRPRKTLDSSGN